Proteins from a genomic interval of Sphingobacterium sp. SYP-B4668:
- a CDS encoding COG1470 family protein: MFKGFIFTEHLKSRIVSNALILACISASLAVQNVAAQEANNALSPNFKVRLINLEAPSTEVFRYSGSITNPSGQEKIYELQSSLPPGWSVAYKTEGMQVTSINVEPHTSKEISIEITPSYTADIKKHIIPVKAITQGDTAVVKLESVIKGTYKMEISTQNQVLSGNTTTGSKKEIFLTIKNTGSMPLENIELATQLPSKWESSFEVDKIDKLEPGKTKNVKVNIKVPDKTIAGDYMVNVSAKNSNLESSLAYRMEVKTSLLTGWLGMLLIILAIGFIYILIRKYGRR; encoded by the coding sequence ATGTATCTCTGCATCACTCGCAGTCCAAAATGTAGCGGCTCAGGAAGCCAACAATGCTTTAAGTCCAAATTTTAAAGTGAGATTGATCAATCTGGAGGCCCCTTCTACAGAGGTATTCCGATACAGTGGTTCTATCACTAACCCAAGTGGACAGGAAAAAATATATGAGCTACAATCTAGCTTGCCCCCGGGATGGTCAGTTGCCTATAAAACCGAGGGTATGCAGGTAACCTCAATTAATGTAGAGCCACATACCAGTAAAGAGATTAGTATAGAAATAACGCCATCGTATACCGCGGATATAAAAAAGCATATCATTCCTGTTAAAGCTATAACGCAAGGCGACACTGCGGTGGTCAAGCTAGAATCTGTTATAAAAGGCACCTATAAAATGGAAATCTCTACGCAAAACCAGGTGCTAAGCGGTAATACGACGACTGGAAGTAAGAAAGAGATATTCCTTACAATAAAAAATACGGGGTCCATGCCTTTGGAGAATATTGAACTGGCTACACAATTGCCTTCGAAATGGGAATCGAGCTTTGAAGTAGATAAAATAGACAAACTCGAACCTGGTAAGACGAAAAATGTCAAAGTCAACATTAAAGTCCCGGACAAAACCATAGCCGGTGATTATATGGTCAATGTATCGGCTAAAAACAGTAACCTCGAATCTTCTTTGGCATACCGAATGGAGGTCAAAACTTCGCTCCTGACCGGTTGGCTAGGCATGTTATTGATCATTCTGGCAATTGGCTTTATTTATATATTGATTCGAAAATACGGTAGGCGGTAA